A window of Longispora fulva contains these coding sequences:
- the polX gene encoding DNA polymerase/3'-5' exonuclease PolX has product MARSNEAVAAVLREYADLLSITDGEAFKARAYEKAARSVSGYPKDVSTLDGAQLRQIPQVGSSIADKISEFLRTGTLPALERAREQIPAGVRELTRIPGLGPKKARQVYEDLGVTSLAELRAAIDEGRLAGRRGFGDKTVENILHGMDLLAHDSGRTTVDVATTVAEEVVAALSAVPGCVRCAYAGSLRRMRETVGDVDLLAVAEDSGPLMAAFVALPLVGEVIAHGPTKTSIRTTTGLQIDLRVVRPESWGAALQYFTGSQGHNIRTRGMAVRAGLKLSEYGLFRVEDGSLVASETEEDVYAALGLPWIPPPLREDRGEVEAALAGELPDLVTAADIRGELHSHTDLTDGVASLTEMVAAARARGYAYFAVTDHAKDMPMQRMTDEKMLAQRAKLRALGEGRKMTLLHGTELNIGPDGDVDWGPEFLAGFDVCVASVHSHFQQSAEELTRRLVRACENPYVNVIGHPSTRLLGRRQGIEPDWDDVFAAAARTGTAMEVNCFPERLDLPDELILRAKRAGVRFAVDTDAHAVTHLDNLRYGIGTAQRGWLTAEDVVNAWPLRKLRAFIAAKRR; this is encoded by the coding sequence ATGGCTCGGTCGAACGAGGCCGTCGCCGCGGTGCTGCGCGAGTACGCCGACCTGCTGTCCATCACCGACGGCGAGGCGTTCAAGGCGCGGGCGTACGAGAAGGCCGCGCGCTCGGTCAGCGGGTACCCGAAAGACGTCTCGACCCTCGACGGCGCGCAACTGCGGCAGATCCCGCAGGTCGGCTCCTCGATCGCGGACAAGATCAGCGAGTTCCTACGCACCGGCACCTTGCCCGCCCTGGAGAGGGCCCGCGAACAGATCCCCGCCGGGGTGCGCGAGCTGACCAGGATCCCCGGCCTGGGCCCGAAGAAGGCCCGCCAGGTGTACGAGGACCTCGGCGTCACCTCCCTCGCCGAGCTGCGCGCCGCCATCGACGAGGGCAGGCTCGCCGGCCGGCGCGGCTTCGGCGACAAGACGGTGGAGAACATCCTGCACGGCATGGACCTGCTCGCCCACGACTCGGGCCGGACCACTGTCGACGTCGCGACCACCGTGGCCGAGGAGGTCGTGGCGGCGTTGTCGGCCGTGCCCGGCTGCGTCCGGTGTGCCTACGCGGGGTCGCTGCGCCGGATGCGCGAGACGGTCGGGGACGTCGACCTGCTCGCCGTCGCCGAGGACTCCGGCCCGCTGATGGCGGCGTTCGTGGCGTTGCCGCTGGTCGGGGAGGTGATCGCCCACGGGCCGACCAAGACGTCGATCCGCACCACGACCGGGCTGCAGATCGACCTACGGGTGGTGAGGCCGGAGTCCTGGGGCGCGGCGCTGCAGTACTTCACCGGCAGCCAGGGGCACAACATCCGCACCCGGGGGATGGCGGTGCGCGCGGGGCTGAAGCTGTCGGAGTACGGGCTGTTCCGGGTCGAGGACGGTTCACTGGTCGCGTCGGAGACCGAGGAGGACGTGTACGCCGCCCTCGGCCTGCCCTGGATCCCGCCGCCGCTGCGCGAGGACCGGGGCGAGGTCGAGGCGGCGCTGGCCGGGGAGCTGCCGGACCTCGTCACGGCCGCCGACATCCGGGGCGAGTTGCACAGCCACACGGACCTCACCGACGGGGTGGCGTCCCTCACCGAGATGGTCGCGGCGGCCCGGGCCCGGGGCTACGCGTACTTCGCGGTCACCGACCACGCGAAGGACATGCCGATGCAGCGGATGACCGACGAGAAGATGCTCGCCCAGCGGGCCAAGCTCCGGGCGCTCGGCGAGGGCCGGAAGATGACCCTGCTGCACGGCACGGAGCTCAACATCGGGCCCGACGGGGACGTGGACTGGGGGCCGGAGTTCCTCGCCGGGTTCGACGTGTGCGTCGCGTCCGTGCACTCGCACTTCCAGCAGTCGGCGGAGGAGTTGACCCGGCGGTTGGTGCGGGCGTGCGAGAACCCCTATGTGAACGTGATCGGGCATCCCAGTACCCGGCTGCTGGGGCGGCGGCAGGGGATCGAGCCGGACTGGGACGACGTGTTCGCGGCCGCGGCCCGGACCGGTACCGCGATGGAGGTGAACTGCTTCCCCGAGCGGCTCGATCTGCCCGACGAGCTGATCCTGCGGGCGAAGCGGGCCGGTGTGCGGTTCGCGGTGGACACCGACGCGCACGCCGTGACCCACCTGGACAATCTCCGGTACGGGATCGGGACGGCCCAGAGGGGGTGGCTCACCGCGGAGGACGTGGTCAACGCGTGGCCGCTGCGGAAGCTGCGGGCGTTCATCGCGGCGAAGCGCCGCTGA
- the lpdA gene encoding dihydrolipoyl dehydrogenase, producing the protein MSAHFDVVVLGAGPGGYTAAVRATQLGLSVAVVEEKYWGGVCLNVGCIPSKALLRNAELAQIFTHEAEKFGITVEGKVNIDYGAAYTRSRQVADGRVKGIHYLMKKNKITQYDGRGTFTDDHTLQVAMSAGGTETVTFGHCVIAAGATTRLLPGTSLSERVVTYEEQILSSDLPGSIVIAGAGAIGVEFAYVLRSYGVDVTIVEFLDRLVPLEDVEVSAELAKRYRKLGITVHTSTRVESIDDSGAKVRVTVSRDGVSQVLEADKVLQAIGFAPRVTGYGLETTGVALTERGAIDVDGRGRTNVPHIFAIGDVTAKLMLAHAAEAMAMVAVETIANAETMEIDFVMVPRATYCQPQIASFGWTEAQAREKGFDVQVAKFPFTANAKAHGLGEAVGFVKLISDGKYGELLGAHLIGPEVTELLPELTLAQQWDLTVHELGRNIHAHPTLGEAVKEAIHGLAGHMINM; encoded by the coding sequence ATGAGCGCACATTTCGACGTCGTGGTCCTGGGCGCGGGGCCGGGCGGGTACACCGCAGCGGTCCGCGCCACCCAGCTCGGCCTGTCCGTGGCTGTCGTGGAGGAGAAGTACTGGGGCGGTGTCTGCCTGAACGTCGGCTGCATCCCGTCCAAGGCACTGCTCCGCAACGCCGAGCTGGCCCAGATCTTCACCCACGAGGCGGAGAAGTTCGGCATCACGGTCGAGGGCAAGGTGAACATCGACTACGGTGCCGCCTACACCCGCAGCCGGCAGGTCGCCGACGGCCGGGTCAAGGGCATCCACTACCTGATGAAGAAGAACAAGATCACGCAGTACGACGGCCGGGGCACCTTCACCGACGACCACACCCTGCAGGTCGCCATGTCCGCGGGCGGCACCGAGACGGTCACCTTCGGGCACTGTGTCATCGCGGCCGGCGCGACCACCCGCCTCCTGCCGGGCACCTCGCTCAGCGAGCGCGTCGTCACCTACGAGGAGCAGATCCTCTCGTCCGACCTGCCCGGCAGCATCGTGATCGCCGGGGCCGGCGCGATCGGCGTCGAGTTCGCCTACGTGCTGCGCTCCTACGGCGTCGACGTCACGATCGTGGAGTTCCTGGACCGGCTCGTACCGCTCGAGGACGTCGAGGTGTCCGCCGAGCTGGCCAAGCGCTACCGCAAGCTCGGCATCACGGTGCACACCTCGACCCGGGTCGAGTCGATCGACGACTCCGGCGCCAAGGTCCGGGTGACCGTGTCCAGGGACGGCGTCTCGCAGGTACTCGAGGCGGACAAGGTGCTCCAGGCGATCGGCTTCGCACCCCGGGTCACCGGGTACGGCCTGGAGACCACCGGGGTCGCGCTGACCGAGCGCGGCGCGATCGACGTCGACGGCCGGGGCCGGACCAACGTGCCGCACATCTTCGCCATCGGCGACGTCACGGCCAAGCTGATGCTCGCGCACGCCGCCGAGGCGATGGCCATGGTCGCCGTGGAGACCATCGCGAACGCGGAGACCATGGAGATCGACTTCGTGATGGTCCCCCGGGCCACGTACTGCCAGCCGCAGATCGCCAGCTTCGGCTGGACCGAGGCGCAGGCCCGCGAGAAGGGGTTCGACGTCCAGGTGGCGAAGTTCCCGTTCACCGCGAACGCCAAGGCGCACGGCCTCGGCGAGGCGGTCGGGTTCGTGAAGCTCATCTCGGACGGAAAATACGGCGAGCTGCTCGGCGCGCACCTGATCGGGCCCGAGGTGACGGAGCTGCTGCCGGAGCTGACCCTGGCGCAGCAGTGGGACCTCACGGTGCACGAGCTGGGGCGCAACATCCACGCGCACCCGACGCTGGGCGAGGCGGTCAAGGAGGCCATCCACGGTCTCGCGGGGCACATGATCAATATGTGA
- a CDS encoding Lrp/AsnC family transcriptional regulator — protein sequence MDEIDRALLAVLQDDATVAYAALGQAVGLSAGAAHERVRKLRERGVIRRTTVDVDPAAVGRGVLAYVMLESNAWMGDPPTHAALAAIPEIQEAHVVAGSASLLVKIRTATTEELQATLRRCFGIEGVTGTQTIVVLETFFERPVNPT from the coding sequence TTGGATGAGATCGACAGGGCGCTGCTCGCCGTGTTGCAGGACGACGCCACCGTGGCCTACGCCGCGCTCGGCCAGGCCGTCGGGCTGTCCGCCGGCGCGGCCCACGAGCGGGTCCGCAAGCTCCGCGAGCGCGGCGTGATCCGCCGGACGACCGTGGACGTGGACCCTGCGGCGGTCGGTCGCGGCGTGCTGGCGTACGTGATGCTGGAGTCCAACGCCTGGATGGGCGACCCGCCGACGCACGCGGCCCTCGCGGCGATTCCTGAGATCCAGGAGGCGCACGTCGTGGCCGGGTCGGCGTCGCTGCTGGTGAAGATCCGCACGGCGACGACGGAGGAGTTGCAAGCCACCCTGCGCCGGTGCTTCGGGATCGAGGGCGTGACGGGTACCCAGACGATCGTGGTCCTGGAGACCTTCTTCGAGCGCCCGGTCAACCCGACATAG
- a CDS encoding family 2 encapsulin nanocompartment cargo protein polyprenyl transferase, translating into MTTVDERTAGRSAPEVLSWSRDTVGPALRAAVDGLPPSMGRIAGYHFGWCDEYGEPDTAAAGKAIRPALVLLMAEAVGGGPATALPAAVAVELVHNFSLLHDDVMDRDVTRRHRATAWTVFGAGPAILAGDALLTCAFDVLAASGHDAAQPALRMLSAAVQNLVEGQFADLAFEQRADVEVAECLRMAEGKTAALLGASCALGALFGGGRPEQVEHLGAFGQHLGLAFQFVDDLLGIWGDPAVTGKPVYSDLQNRKKSLPVVAALSSGTEEGRQLADLYEREDPLSTAELARAADLIDGAGARTWSQNQAHDLLGRALERLAAAGPTERVAAELGGLARLVTRRDH; encoded by the coding sequence ATGACCACTGTGGATGAGAGGACCGCCGGGCGTTCCGCCCCCGAGGTGCTGAGCTGGAGCCGCGACACCGTGGGCCCCGCGCTGCGGGCCGCGGTCGACGGGCTGCCGCCCTCGATGGGACGGATCGCCGGGTACCACTTCGGATGGTGCGACGAGTACGGCGAGCCCGACACGGCGGCCGCCGGCAAGGCGATCCGCCCGGCGCTGGTGCTCCTGATGGCCGAGGCCGTCGGTGGCGGCCCGGCCACGGCGCTCCCGGCGGCGGTGGCCGTCGAGCTGGTGCACAACTTCTCCCTGCTGCACGACGACGTCATGGACCGCGACGTCACCCGCCGGCACCGGGCCACCGCGTGGACGGTGTTCGGGGCCGGGCCGGCGATCCTGGCCGGGGACGCGCTGCTCACATGCGCCTTCGACGTGCTCGCCGCCAGCGGGCACGACGCGGCCCAGCCGGCGCTGCGGATGCTCAGCGCCGCAGTGCAGAACCTGGTCGAGGGCCAGTTCGCCGACCTGGCCTTCGAGCAGCGCGCCGACGTGGAGGTGGCCGAGTGCCTCCGGATGGCCGAGGGCAAGACGGCGGCTCTGCTCGGAGCCTCGTGTGCCCTCGGCGCGCTGTTCGGCGGGGGCCGGCCGGAGCAGGTCGAGCACCTCGGGGCGTTCGGGCAGCACCTCGGGCTGGCGTTCCAGTTCGTGGACGACCTGCTCGGGATCTGGGGCGACCCGGCGGTCACCGGCAAGCCCGTCTACTCCGACCTGCAGAACCGGAAGAAGTCCCTGCCGGTGGTGGCGGCGCTGTCCTCCGGTACCGAGGAGGGCCGCCAGCTCGCGGACCTCTACGAGCGCGAGGACCCGCTGTCGACTGCGGAGCTGGCCAGGGCGGCGGACCTGATCGACGGGGCCGGCGCGCGGACCTGGAGCCAGAACCAGGCCCACGACCTGCTCGGCCGGGCCCTGGAGCGGCTGGCCGCCGCCGGGCCGACGGAACGGGTCGCGGCCGAGTTGGGCGGCCTCGCCCGGTTGGTCACCCGGCGGGACCACTGA
- a CDS encoding family 2B encapsulin nanocompartment shell protein, giving the protein MGSGTGVEAEQRQQSLATAAARNLATTTKSVPQMQEITSRWLLRVLPWVQVAGGAYRVNRRLTYAVGDGRVTFVSTGSTVTVVPQELGELALLRGFEDPDVLGALAGRFTQQEYEPGDVIVEFGHVADQVFLIAHGKVNRIGAGEYGSQVVLGMQADGDYFGDESLVEDQGIWEYTVKAATRCTVLALSRAAFEDVAAQSPALRAQVEEYLESASQPQNKHGEAAIAMSAGHSGEAVLPGTFVDYELAPREYELSVAQTVLKVHSRVADLYNEPMNQIEQQLRLTVEALRERQEHEMINNREFGLLHNADLKQRLHTRTGAPTPDDLDELLSRRRNTQFMLAHPSAIAAFGRECTARGIYPTNVPLFDTMVPAWRGVPLLPCNKIPVSDTKTTSIIAMRTGESNQGVIGLHQTGLPDEFEPSLSVRFMGISEQAIISYLVTAYYSVAVLVPDALGILENVEIGRGRA; this is encoded by the coding sequence ATGGGGTCCGGAACGGGTGTAGAGGCCGAGCAGCGCCAGCAGAGTCTGGCGACGGCCGCCGCGCGCAACCTGGCGACCACCACCAAGTCCGTGCCGCAGATGCAGGAGATCACCTCGCGGTGGCTGCTGCGCGTCCTGCCCTGGGTGCAGGTCGCGGGCGGGGCCTACCGGGTCAACCGCCGCCTGACCTACGCCGTCGGCGACGGTCGGGTCACCTTCGTCAGCACCGGCTCGACCGTCACGGTCGTCCCGCAGGAGCTCGGCGAGCTGGCCCTGCTGCGCGGCTTCGAGGACCCCGACGTGCTCGGCGCGCTCGCCGGCAGGTTCACCCAGCAGGAGTACGAGCCCGGCGACGTCATCGTCGAGTTCGGCCACGTCGCAGACCAGGTGTTCCTCATCGCGCACGGGAAGGTCAACCGGATCGGCGCCGGGGAGTACGGCAGCCAGGTCGTCCTCGGCATGCAGGCGGACGGCGACTACTTCGGCGACGAGTCGCTCGTCGAGGACCAGGGCATCTGGGAGTACACCGTCAAGGCAGCCACCAGGTGCACCGTTCTGGCCCTGTCCCGGGCGGCCTTCGAGGACGTCGCCGCCCAGTCGCCGGCGCTGCGCGCCCAGGTCGAGGAGTACCTGGAGAGCGCGTCGCAGCCGCAGAACAAGCACGGCGAGGCGGCGATCGCAATGTCGGCCGGCCACTCCGGCGAGGCCGTGCTCCCCGGCACGTTCGTCGACTACGAACTGGCCCCCCGCGAGTACGAGCTGAGCGTCGCGCAGACCGTGCTCAAGGTACACAGCCGGGTCGCAGACCTCTACAACGAGCCGATGAACCAGATCGAACAGCAGCTCCGGCTGACCGTCGAGGCCCTGCGCGAACGCCAGGAGCACGAGATGATCAACAACCGGGAGTTCGGCCTGCTGCACAACGCCGACCTCAAGCAGCGCCTGCACACCCGCACCGGCGCCCCGACCCCCGACGACCTCGACGAGCTGCTCAGCCGGCGGCGCAACACCCAGTTCATGTTGGCGCACCCGAGCGCGATCGCGGCGTTCGGCCGGGAGTGCACCGCGCGCGGCATCTATCCCACCAACGTGCCGCTGTTCGACACCATGGTGCCGGCGTGGCGCGGGGTCCCGCTGCTGCCGTGCAACAAGATCCCGGTCAGCGACACCAAGACGACCTCGATCATCGCGATGCGGACCGGCGAGTCCAACCAGGGCGTCATCGGCCTGCACCAGACCGGTCTGCCGGACGAGTTCGAGCCGAGCCTGTCGGTGCGGTTCATGGGCATCAGCGAGCAGGCGATCATCTCGTACCTGGTCACCGCCTACTATTCCGTGGCCGTCCTCGTGCCCGACGCCCTGGGCATCCTGGAGAACGTCGAGATCGGCCGGGGCCGTGCCTAG
- a CDS encoding MFS transporter — MTITAPPAPRPTVPATRAERLLLPATFVTSLGNGIQLVAAAVLIFTTGHSTVSVGWLFIAASVPPALLSLFFGRVADRLDRRTLCLVADLTSALAALALPAWLLLGGEATRAAYLVTFVLAVISALFMPASNALIKERIAPERVGRFSAHFEIATQAGNLLAAAVGGFTIQLVGTAPLFVVNGATFLLSAAGMWLIGRAPAPVRAAAVSAPRAAVTGVPLLRVGLLYATCTVLTMVSNTLLVVLVYRGFHRGAGVYGLVDALAGIGFVTAAALYPRVAWRGHLPIAVVGILGCCALVAVEHLHVAVLLLGIPFAGALVGLARVATRSLLLTAVPESHAGRVFGATNAAGLGLSAGVTVLVAAVSDRVGISASFLVLAGLVAVTAAGTAASLRGRTLG; from the coding sequence ATGACGATCACCGCTCCCCCGGCACCCCGCCCGACCGTCCCGGCCACCCGGGCCGAGCGCCTGCTGCTGCCCGCCACGTTCGTGACCAGCCTGGGCAACGGCATCCAGCTCGTCGCGGCGGCCGTCCTGATCTTCACCACCGGGCACAGCACGGTGTCGGTGGGCTGGCTGTTCATCGCGGCCTCTGTCCCGCCCGCGCTGCTGTCGCTGTTCTTCGGCCGGGTCGCCGACCGGCTCGACCGGCGGACGTTGTGCCTGGTGGCCGACCTGACCAGCGCGCTCGCCGCCCTCGCGTTGCCGGCCTGGCTGCTGCTCGGCGGGGAGGCGACGAGGGCGGCGTACCTGGTCACGTTCGTTCTCGCCGTGATCTCCGCGCTGTTCATGCCGGCCAGCAACGCCCTGATCAAGGAGCGGATCGCGCCGGAACGGGTCGGCCGGTTCAGCGCGCACTTCGAGATCGCGACGCAGGCCGGCAACCTGCTGGCGGCGGCGGTCGGCGGGTTCACCATCCAGCTGGTCGGGACGGCCCCGCTGTTCGTGGTCAACGGGGCGACGTTCCTGCTGTCGGCGGCCGGGATGTGGCTGATCGGCCGGGCCCCGGCCCCGGTCCGGGCGGCGGCGGTGTCCGCGCCGCGAGCCGCGGTGACCGGCGTGCCCCTGCTCCGGGTCGGCCTGCTGTACGCCACCTGCACCGTCCTCACCATGGTCAGCAACACCCTGCTCGTCGTGCTCGTCTACCGGGGCTTCCACCGGGGAGCCGGCGTCTACGGCCTGGTCGACGCGCTGGCCGGGATCGGGTTCGTGACCGCCGCGGCGCTGTACCCCCGCGTCGCGTGGCGCGGGCACCTGCCGATCGCCGTGGTCGGGATTCTCGGCTGCTGCGCGCTCGTCGCCGTGGAGCACCTGCACGTGGCGGTGCTGCTGCTCGGCATCCCGTTCGCCGGGGCGCTCGTCGGGCTGGCCCGGGTGGCGACCCGGAGCCTGCTGCTCACGGCCGTGCCGGAGAGCCATGCCGGGCGGGTGTTCGGGGCGACCAACGCCGCCGGGTTGGGGCTCAGCGCCGGGGTGACCGTGCTGGTCGCCGCCGTGTCCGACCGGGTGGGGATCTCCGCGTCGTTCCTGGTGCTGGCCGGGCTGGTCGCGGTCACCGCCGCCGGCACGGCCGCCAGCCTGCGGGGCCGGACCCTCGGATGA
- a CDS encoding SMP-30/gluconolactonase/LRE family protein has translation MRIRAQFEKLDDRFTGCDGDEWLEVLHSGSRKTEGPAYFPAGRYLVWSDIPNDRMLRWDETTGAVGVFRHSSGNANGNTVDRQGRLLTCEQGARRVTRTEHDGTVTVLADRFEGKRLNSPNDIVEHSDGSIWFTDPRYGITDYYEGAPAPSEIGADHVYRIDPSGGLTVVADDFERPNGLAFTADESELFVVDTRRRHLRRFQVVDGTLRGGEVFAEGWFDGIRFDHAGRLWCAALDGLWCYHPDGTLIGKLLLPGSASNLVFGGARRNNLFITNSAGDVYSIRVTFAGASYPD, from the coding sequence ATGCGGATACGGGCACAGTTTGAGAAGCTGGACGACAGGTTCACCGGCTGCGACGGGGACGAGTGGCTGGAGGTCCTGCACTCGGGCAGCCGCAAGACGGAGGGCCCGGCGTACTTCCCCGCCGGCCGCTACCTGGTGTGGAGCGACATCCCCAACGACCGGATGCTGCGCTGGGACGAGACGACCGGGGCGGTCGGCGTGTTCCGGCACTCCTCCGGCAACGCCAACGGCAACACCGTCGACCGGCAGGGCCGGTTGCTGACCTGCGAACAGGGCGCGCGCCGGGTCACCCGCACCGAGCACGACGGCACGGTGACGGTGCTGGCCGACCGGTTCGAGGGCAAGCGGCTCAACAGCCCGAACGACATCGTCGAGCACTCCGACGGCTCGATCTGGTTCACCGACCCGCGCTACGGGATCACCGACTACTACGAGGGCGCCCCCGCCCCCAGCGAGATCGGCGCCGACCACGTGTACCGGATCGACCCGTCCGGCGGGCTCACGGTCGTCGCCGACGACTTCGAACGGCCCAACGGGCTGGCGTTCACGGCCGACGAGTCTGAACTGTTCGTCGTGGACACCCGCCGGCGGCACCTGCGGCGGTTCCAGGTGGTCGACGGGACGCTGCGGGGCGGGGAGGTGTTCGCCGAGGGCTGGTTCGACGGGATCCGGTTCGACCACGCCGGCCGGCTGTGGTGCGCGGCGCTCGACGGCCTGTGGTGCTACCACCCGGACGGCACGCTGATCGGGAAGCTGCTGCTGCCGGGGTCGGCGTCGAACCTGGTCTTCGGCGGGGCCCGGCGCAACAACCTGTTCATCACGAACAGCGCCGGAGACGTGTACTCGATCCGGGTGACCTTCGCCGGGGCCAGCTACCCGGACTGA
- a CDS encoding methyltransferase domain-containing protein: MTEPTRPFAHVDESPEDVRKGMLDYLDAAAAHPEIQRVRADALEALAPAAGQRLLDAGCGAGEVARLLRRLVGPAGAVTALDFSKEYVAAAAARHDGDPVDYVVGDITALDFPDGHFDGVRSERVLQHLDDPDAAIRELARVTRPGGTVCVIDTDWASLLFDGVDEAVVDELVTTIAGTGLWRNARMGRSLRGRMVRAGLRDVDTLPVTLRFTEADSAASVLPLVNRRFATPLAGMLPERLVTAFHDTVDASVARGDFLAAFTMWITVGHVFS, translated from the coding sequence ATGACCGAACCAACCAGGCCCTTCGCCCACGTCGACGAGAGCCCCGAGGACGTCCGCAAGGGCATGCTCGACTACCTCGACGCCGCCGCGGCCCACCCGGAGATCCAGCGGGTCCGCGCGGACGCCCTCGAAGCCCTCGCCCCGGCAGCGGGCCAGCGCCTCCTCGACGCCGGCTGCGGCGCCGGCGAGGTCGCCCGGCTGCTGCGCCGCCTCGTCGGCCCGGCGGGCGCGGTCACCGCCCTGGACTTCTCGAAGGAGTACGTCGCGGCCGCCGCCGCCCGGCACGACGGCGACCCGGTCGACTACGTGGTCGGCGACATCACGGCCCTGGACTTCCCCGACGGGCACTTCGACGGGGTGCGCTCCGAGCGGGTGCTGCAACACCTCGACGACCCCGACGCGGCGATCCGGGAGCTGGCCCGGGTGACCCGCCCCGGCGGGACGGTGTGCGTGATCGACACCGACTGGGCCTCGTTGCTGTTCGACGGGGTCGACGAGGCGGTGGTGGACGAGCTGGTCACGACGATCGCCGGTACCGGCCTGTGGCGCAACGCCCGGATGGGCCGGTCGCTGCGGGGCCGGATGGTCCGCGCCGGGCTGCGCGACGTCGACACGCTGCCGGTGACGCTGCGGTTCACGGAGGCCGACAGCGCCGCGTCGGTGCTGCCGCTGGTGAACCGGCGGTTCGCCACCCCGCTGGCGGGGATGCTGCCGGAGCGGCTGGTCACGGCGTTCCACGACACGGTCGACGCGTCGGTGGCCCGGGGCGACTTCCTGGCGGCGTTCACGATGTGGATCACCGTCGGGCATGTTTTTTCGTGA
- a CDS encoding ROK family transcriptional regulator, producing the protein MRGVTVSAHELGTTARRVVDVLRAHGARTRAELITLTGLSRPTVAAALTDLATTGLLTEDASATTGPAGGRPAAVFRLSRAAGLAVGVDIGRRHLRVAVADLGHTVLAEDAVRLDRDADDHPHAALDLAVRRIDAVLARVGTDRAEVVGVGLGIPAPVTDAGRIGSPALLPAWSALIPREELSGRLGGLAVRADNDANVAALAEYVWGAGRDCADLVYVKVATGIGAGIILGGRLYRGTDGTAGELGHVTLDVNGPVCRCGNRGCVELRAGGRALLDQARVTLPELGDLADLVRHASAGDPGCRRLLLDAGRYLGYALGGLSNLVNPGRIVVGGELGTSELLLEPLRRGLAETAMASAAAAVDVVPAQLGDRAAALGGLALALGVNAA; encoded by the coding sequence ATGCGGGGGGTGACGGTGTCCGCGCACGAACTCGGCACGACCGCCCGCCGCGTCGTCGACGTGCTGCGGGCCCACGGCGCGCGCACCCGCGCGGAGCTGATCACCCTCACCGGACTGTCCCGGCCCACCGTGGCCGCGGCGCTCACCGACCTGGCCACCACCGGCCTGCTCACCGAGGACGCCAGCGCGACCACCGGCCCGGCCGGCGGACGTCCGGCGGCGGTGTTCCGGCTGTCGCGTGCCGCCGGGCTCGCCGTCGGCGTCGACATCGGCCGCCGGCACCTGCGGGTCGCCGTCGCGGACCTCGGACACACGGTGCTCGCCGAGGACGCCGTCCGCCTCGACCGGGACGCCGACGACCACCCGCACGCCGCGCTCGACCTCGCCGTCCGGCGGATCGACGCGGTCCTCGCCCGGGTCGGCACGGACCGCGCCGAGGTCGTCGGCGTCGGCCTCGGCATCCCGGCCCCGGTCACCGACGCCGGCCGGATCGGCTCCCCCGCCCTGCTGCCGGCGTGGTCGGCGCTCATCCCGCGCGAGGAGCTGTCCGGCCGGCTCGGCGGGCTCGCGGTGCGGGCGGACAACGACGCGAACGTGGCGGCCCTCGCGGAGTACGTCTGGGGCGCCGGGCGGGACTGCGCCGACCTGGTCTACGTCAAGGTGGCCACCGGCATCGGTGCCGGGATCATCCTGGGCGGCCGGCTGTACCGGGGCACCGACGGCACCGCCGGCGAACTCGGCCACGTCACCCTCGACGTCAACGGGCCGGTGTGCCGGTGCGGCAACCGGGGCTGCGTGGAGCTGCGCGCCGGCGGCCGGGCGCTGCTCGACCAGGCCCGGGTGACCCTGCCGGAGCTGGGCGACCTGGCGGACCTGGTCCGGCACGCCTCGGCCGGGGATCCCGGCTGCCGGCGACTGCTGCTCGACGCGGGCCGCTATCTGGGGTACGCGCTGGGCGGGCTGTCCAACCTGGTCAACCCGGGGCGGATCGTCGTCGGCGGGGAACTCGGCACGAGTGAGCTGCTCCTGGAGCCGCTCCGGCGGGGGCTCGCGGAGACCGCGATGGCGTCGGCCGCCGCTGCGGTCGACGTGGTGCCGGCGCAACTGGGCGACCGGGCGGCGGCCCTGGGCGGCCTGGCCCTGGCACTGGGCGTCAACGCCGCCTGA
- a CDS encoding NUDIX hydrolase, with protein sequence MDKEQRVAAYGVAIQDSRVLLTRIARTDVIGETGLWMLPGGGVEHGEHPEESVTRELAEETGYTVRVDRLLHAGAEHRQLDFPGLSVDWHNVYLTYAVTVTGGGLRDELDGSTGTPTWFPLDDLPAMLPTSRAILDRALADG encoded by the coding sequence ATGGACAAGGAACAACGAGTGGCCGCCTACGGCGTCGCGATCCAGGACAGCCGGGTGCTGCTGACCCGGATCGCCCGGACAGACGTCATCGGCGAGACCGGCCTGTGGATGCTCCCCGGCGGAGGCGTCGAGCACGGCGAACACCCCGAGGAATCGGTGACCCGCGAACTCGCCGAGGAGACCGGCTACACCGTGCGGGTGGACCGGCTGCTGCACGCGGGCGCCGAGCACCGTCAGCTCGACTTCCCCGGTCTCTCCGTGGACTGGCACAACGTCTACCTGACCTACGCCGTCACGGTCACCGGCGGCGGGCTCCGCGACGAACTCGACGGCTCGACGGGCACCCCGACCTGGTTCCCCCTCGACGACCTGCCCGCGATGCTCCCCACCAGTCGGGCGATCCTCGACCGGGCACTGGCCGACGGCTGA